The nucleotide sequence CCAACCGAGCTGCCACCGGCGGCTCACTATCCGAAGGCATACGACCACTTGGCCGCCATCATGCAAGGCCACGCACCCCAAAATGGCGGTTGCGACGTGCATAGTTCCTCCCGCACAAAATCTTCTTAAATGCGTGCCGGAATTCTGGACTAAATATCGTGTAGATGATTGGATTGAGCGTTGAATTGAAGTACCCCAACCACAGGAAAATGGACACCATGTATTTCTTGAAGATCTGAGCGTTGATGGGCATGATCACAGCCATTATAAAGAACGGCAACCAGCAAAGCACGAAGGCGCCGGTGATGATCGCGAGCGTTTTAGCCGCCTTGCGCTCGCGCTTTGAATCCACGCCATCGCGAGCTTTTCTTTTGACTGGATGGTGTTGAGGCTGGTAGGTGACGCAAGAATCGCCAGTGGTTGTAGGAAGATCTGCCTCCAGACCGTTAGCGAATGACGTCTTTTCCGGGCTAGAGTTGTTGGAGGAGACGTTAGTGAAAGCTGTGGTGGTGGTTGCCTCCGATATGGTAGGCAACGGTCTGCCAATGACCGTGACCACTGCCGCAGCTATTCCCCctgaaaccaatttttttctgattcgAAACAAACGGAGAAAGATAAAATCTATAATAATGGTAATCTGACTCCAATGGCCAAgcgaaaataatgaatatcGACTCCTAAGGCAAATACAAGACGTCTATCGGTGACTAAAAACCCATTCGACTGTCGAAAACTTTCGcaattacaaacaaaaactATGCAATTCGGGGCTTCatcattaaagttttaattattcgGCTGCTCGGTCAAATTGctctaaaatttaatggtGCTATTAAAAGATTAGAGCCTTGCAGAGAATTCcatattgcatttttaggCCGGAAGGGTAAAAGTTCATCGCCTTCCCAAGCGTTTCTTGAGACATATTAAGAGTCAAGATGCTGCAAAGCTGGCATTTTGTCAAGCATCTGCATCAACTAACGATAAGAAGTATTGAGCTGTGTGCTTATTAATCGGTTAATGCCAGCCTTGGGGCATGTACGGTAGGGGCCTATAAGACAGATTTCAATTCACAGTGCTTCTAACACGCAAGAGTTcgtttatattcaaaattcataACGTTCCTACGAAACCTATGAACAACTTGAAATGCTGAATTTCACCTGAAGAAATTAGAGCCACGGGGAGGGGGCGATTGAGGCAATTCGGAAAAAGTTCTTAACAATAAGTCTTTGTGCTAAACTCACAACTGAATCCGTTATAACTAAAAGGAACAATACAGTGTGGGACAATCAAATGGAATCTATTCAATATCTGCATACTGCGACATGTATGAAATTGCATCCTGCAACGTAACAATTTCATCCCTAAATTCAATTCCCTTCGGGTGACAGTCGCAAAccccaaattaaaaatttgggggTCGCTAAAGAATTGTTGGTAAATAAATCGTAGAAATATATGTCTTAATAAATCTTGGAATTTCGGGCTTTACCTGTGAAGAGCAGAGGCGTAGAAGATCGAATTGGGATGTTGAAGTGAGTTGAAGAAagttaaaataacatttgagTTCAGTGGAGGAAAAGTTGGGTGAAATAAAAGTACCTACTGAGAAGTAGAGTTTCCTTAtgagaaaactttaaaattaagagTCTATAGCGTGAATCGAAAATAAGCaggtaaattgaattaaaaaaagatagcGAAAAGTTCATCAGTGTGGCCGACTTCGCTTAACTCACTTTTACCTTTTTCTTTCAATCCGGATTAAATGATGCACCTCTCGATTACGATTCCTAATTCCTAGAATTGCACCTTTGGATCACTTCTCTTGAAACTcacctaaaatttttatcaggCTTcccaaatttcatttaaagacTCTTCTACTGGTAAGATGGAATTTCTGAATATTCGAGTTAATTCGTGAAGAGGTCCGTTCCTCGAAACGCAGAGGTGTCCCCTATAATCGGAATCAGCCGTAACCAACCACATCTAATCCACCTCGAAATGTTTGATTCTTTTTACAAAAAGGTAGTTTGCAAAGCATCTGGAACACGTGCGAAACTCAAACGGGTCTGTTTACTGATTCTTTCTGGCCTTTCATGACAATATCCCCGAAAGGGCTGAAAGTCTTCAAATGCCAAAGTACTCGAAGGTAAAAACCAATTTAAGTTAATCCAGAAGCGGAGAAACCGAGAGGGCCTAACCAAACGGCAACGAGTCAAACGGTCACCAAGCCGATTAAATTCGCCTAAAATAGACGAAAGGAAATGTAGAGTAAGCTAAGATAagttaaattgattttgtcGTTTCCTTTTGTCTGCTGCTAAGATGCAATAAAGACATACTCGTTTCGGTTTGAATCCCTATTGTGTGCTATTGAATGCCTATTATTACTCTCAATGTCTAGATCCTTGATCTATTCGTGTTTGTCTGGAAAACTTTGGAGGAAATTGGTGTTTAGGTAAAGAGAGACTTGTGAGATAATGTAAGGGCTTTATAGGTTTTGGATCGGATAGAGGGAGATATGTTCTATATAGGGTGTAAATGATATAGGACATATTTTAAGGACtgattttacatttcaaaacgTGAAGAAAAGTTGGTATAAACACGGGTCCGCAAAAGCCTCCTGAGAGAGCTACGTCCCTTCGAATGTAGCTCCAAGAAACGCGGAATGGCGTGCAGAACCAGGGGGGGTGCTACATTTACTTAACATATTCCTATATCCTTTAAGGCGCTTTGACGTCAGAATATGATTTCttgtctaaaattacatagaaaAGGCACTCTTGATAAATTGCCGTAGGACGAACCGTGTAAGAGATATGCCGCTTTAAAGGAAGCATTGCAAGGTGAGAAGCTGAAATTGGGTAgggaaatttttcattgattttgaaCTTGGCTTTTTAAGCTTTGTCATCGTTTCGTATTTTCTAtcgaaaaagtaaattttgttcTGCTAGACAGTTTCACTACTCAATTCCAGCTTCTCACCTTGCAATATTTCCTTTAAAGAGGTTTATTTCTTAAAAGGTTCGTCCTACAATTTATCCAGAGTATCTtttctatgtaattttaggCAAGAAATAATATTCCGACATCAAATTGCCATAAAAGTTAAAGCGTACAGGAACATGTTAAGTAAATGTATCACGCCTCCTGGTTCCGCACGCCATTCCGCACATTTTGGGGGCCGTCTTCGGAGGGGCGTAGCTCCCTTAGGAGGTTTTTACGGACCCATGTTTATaccaacttttcttcatatttgGGAATGTAAAATCAGGCCTTAAAACATGTTACCCTATTTTATTTACACCCTGTACGTTTGAAGGGGATTGGTCATTTACATACGAACAGGGGTTGTTGAAGCAGAGGAATTTCACACTACTCTcggttaaaactaactgaggtAAACATTTATCCTTTACTAAGCGCTCGAGCGAAAATCCTTTGTTAACGTTTCTGTGACAAATTTGTCACCGTCCTCAGAACAGTAACTAAAACGTAACGGAAAGTGAATATGCAAAATGTGTGAAACACTCTGAAATTCCTCTTTCAAGTCTCCCCACCGACTGAGATCAAAGGTCAAAGCTTTCCTTACATGAGTTACATCATCATTCCCAAAAGTTAATTTGAGGTAAATGATTGGTATTTGACCACATTCATCAATTTGCTCAGGGCTCAGACGACAACTTCTCGTTAATTTTTCAACACAAATCTGTGCCCGTCTTTGGAACAGTtaactaaaaaactaaaatgtatTGAAGGTGAATATGTAAAATGTGTGAAGTGCAGAAcgaagaaaaagttaaaaggtTCATAAAAGGCGCATTGTCATCGTCGGAAGGATCTAGATCGGAACTTTTAATACGGTTAGACTATCTAGGGACTTGCAGTGCTTTCGTGAGGGAATTTATAGGTTTTAGATAGGGGccatatttagaaaattggCTGATGTTGCTTTTCTTGCTCTTAGCTTTGCCAAGAGTCAATAACtcataaaaacagtaaataaCGTCTCTGTATAATAACATGTATTGTTTTAGTGCTGCTGGGAAAATTCCTGGGTTCGATTATATaaaattcggaatttttcccaGTTTCAGAGATACaaagtttacatttttgtatGTCAGTTTTATGGAGTCTATGTAGGGTATTGCAAGAATCGACGCATTAGCACTGCTACTGGCGTAATTATACGATATGGGGTGTTGGTTAAATCGGGGCAAAGCAGGTGTTCAGAACGTAATCAATAGAAATGAAACCAATTCCGATTACCTTCGAAAATATccgttttcatttttttaaattttattgctcaTTATGTTCAAAAATCAACAACACTTCCTTAGGGCGCTTTTTTATGCTCTTcctgaaaacaattttatttgtcaCATTTGCCTCGTCATTTTTCAAGTGGGTATCCATCACTTCcacttaattttcttcaagtgCGAATCTGCATTTTTTCCCGTTTTCAAGCAGCTCTTGATTTCGCAAAACTCACGATGTCGAATCAgtcattaaattttgcaacACATTTTATGcagtagttttaaaaatggaatAGGAGACTCCTAGACACCAATAAAAGAAAGTACAGTTAAAGGTACCTGTGCCACTCGCCGCGGCCAATCCTCCAGCGATTCCGCTTATAGCAGGATTCTTCTCAGTTTGTTGAGTAGTGTTCATCATCCGTCTTCTTCTTATACGCTTTCGTGCCGTTTGAAATATCCTCCAGTAGAGAATCAAAATCACCTGTGGATGTTCCTAGGTATACTAAGTTCGTACTATTGGTGATAACTCACCAACAGGGGCAGGTAGAAGGACGAGGCAGTCGCAAATATCTGATAATACAAATCCTGACTGACCAAACATTGTTTGTTTCGTATTCGGTCATTCCACTGAGGATCTTTCCATCCGAGCAGTGGAGCGATGCAAACCAAAAACGACACGACCcaaataatgaaaatcatCATGCCTATTCTCTTTGAGGTCCTGTGGTGAATGTATTCGACGTTCGTCACTGCCCAGTATCTGGAAGAGAAAAGATTATTTGACGTAAAAACGATCCGAAATTAGAAATTGCCATTCAGATGAAAGGACGGATTTTCTCTTGTGTTATTTGTACTGAAATTGGAATTTGTTAAACGAGAAGCTCCGTATGGGATATTGGAAGAGTGGCTGAGACTTTGTTCATGCAAGAGTACTCTTTAGAACGAGTTagaataggaatttttaaattcactcTTTGGTCCCGTAAATTTACATTTGCGTAATTTCTATATGGATTCGTGTTGTGTGGTGTATATTTTTggatgtaatttttaatggaaatatttcagagcAGAAGAAATGCAGCTTTATTATTCTAGGACCATAATGAATTAGTTTATGCAGCACAGTATTACATAATTAGAACTTATTTCATATATGATAATGCCCTTCTCGAGGTTCTTATTTTCAACAAAGACTCGAACACCAACTGCTCGGCGAAGAAAACTCCGTGTGCCATAAAATGTGCCATTCTGGAAAACGACGTTCATATTCTCTAACAGCTTTAAACACATTACCGTTAGCAAAACCATATATAAAGATTATATCAACATACACTCCGTTGGTACACATCGTGAAACACCTTTCCAGAAAAGGACCTTTTATTAAGCGCCATTAAAATGCAACTAAACCCTACATACTATGTTTGCTCGAAattatcaaacaaaaaaaccgATTCATTTTCTTGTTCTTCATGTGTTCATAAAACTAAACAGtattttcctcaatttcaaGGAAACTATTACgcgttttttttctgaattttgcTGAAATTGCTGAGCTGTTAGCTTGAAATTTACTCACCCACATCCAAGAGCAGCATGGGTAATAAATTGTACGAAAGAGCTATTCATGGCTTTAAACACTAGTAATTTAGTTTTCAGGCAATATCAAAGCACAGCGTAAGTGCTGCCTGACAAATTTTATAACTCTTTTACATGGTGTGCCTGTTTTTAATATGCGAAATTGGAGAGTCGCAATTTTGATAAACATGAGTTATGCGGCCGTATATGGAGCGCATTCCACGCGCATTCCACACGTATTCCATACTCTCCATATTATTATCTTATTACATAACTTACTGTATGATACGCCTATGTTAATCACTAATTGTGACGGTATTCTCAGCAAGGACTGGGTATTCCTACCCGTTATCCTTGGATAAGGGGCATTTTATGTTGGGCATTCCCAGCCATATTTTCTGTCGAAACTTTTATTGGGATACAATTACTTTAGAACTCAAGTTCCGACAAAAGCTTAACCTTCGAATTTATGCGCTACGCCTTAAAACCGTAGGCGCTTGGATGCCACTAGCTGTCTCCTAGGGAGGGTACGCCAACGAGCGTCAACTCTCACTTCTAATATTTAAGGACtgaaaattttggcaaaaGGGACATTTGTCCTGGCAATCTGACACTCCCAAAATCGGACACTTTATCACTCACCAATTTGTATTGTTAATAGTAAGTTTCCTTTACAAATGTAATTAGGATACTTTACCAAACAATACAATACCAACGTTTTGTGAGTAGTTCTTGAGCGTATTATTTCGCGAGTTGCATCAAACACAAACACAGAACCTTAATTCAcgttgctgaaaataaaagaaaaatatttcttatatgCTTAAAAATCGGATCCTTATTTATATGACTTTTTGGTGGGAAGTGATCTGCATAATCACCTCCTCAAGTATCTGCCTCGCGTCACAGAATCCTGCTATGCCGTCTGCGCTTTTTATGGACTTTTCCGATGTTGACGGTATGCAATTGAGTTAGTTTTTAATACAGTTTCCTCTAAGGGGATTTGCACACACCTTAACTCTCACGCTACTCTATGCACCTGACaacaatttacatttaaaacttcGAAAAAGGCATTCGTCAACGGCCTTTCTCCTggaaaaatgtatcaaaatgTTCCCTCCAGGgcaacatattttaatttaaagcgCACAATACAAGTTTCAGTATTCTGACGTTGCTAGTAGGCACATACATATCAATACATCACTGTCGGAGGGGCAGCTGGCCATTGTCTGAGCACAACTTGCaggtattttcattttcccggaaaatctaaaaatcagATAAAACCGCTCCACAAACCTTTTCAACACCATTAAAATCGGTAGTAGTTTTTTCCGCTGGTTATTTATTATCGCACTTTGTTCCGTTTATGGAACATGCATTAATCCATGACGGCTTCTTACGGGAGAATTTTTGAGACAAATCCTCGTTCTAATATATTTAGTAGAAATTTGTTCCTTCTCactaaaactcataaaatatattgcCTTTAAAAGGTGGGTAGTGAGATTAGAAGATATTTCATTACAAGGCCCCAACGaagataaattgaattttctcctCTTACATGACGTCATTTATGAAATATGACATTAAACACAAAAAGGTTCAGCAATCCTTGCTGACGCATTTCggggaaattaattttaggtttgttcaaatttccgtcttaattaatttatcggATTTTGTTATGTGAAGAGTTATCGTGAAAACATTTTTCGCCACCTATTAGAGGCTCAAGGGTTTGTTCACGTGTATGATCGATAACAGTGGGTTTGATCGATTcactttcaaataataaaattcatcaCCAAAACCTACAAAGCCATCCGTGCAATAATAATTCGGCAATTTAAGAGTAACGTAGTATAGCGACGGGAAACCTAATTTATCTTCGTAAAAGCTTTATAACCTAAAAGCTTTTCTCTTAGGGCTCTTAGTTTTAAGCTATATTCCAGTCTATTACGCACAGTAATGTTCCCGTTAGTTCAGATTTAATACACTACAAAcaggaaataaaattgatacgATGGAAATTCGAGCTCCACGCCATTAGTTCCATAAACTGGGCCCATTTAGGTTAGCATATTATTATGTGTGTTTGGGAACAGGAGTAATTGATGCTGAACATGTCAAACCAATTTGAGTTGGTTCTCAACATTGCCATCCCACGCAAACTGATATAATGGAAGGGCTGCAGTTGTATTCAAAAAGCACTCGAAACCATCGGTGTTTCCGGTTTTAAAACTCTTGGAAattctttgttttcttttcCCATTTGTCTTCGAGTGCCCTCGTTGGAAACTCTTGAAGGGTTTAAAAGTACAGGCTTGTGCAAGATGTTCGCATTAGATATTAGGGGAAGCATATGTAGAATATCTTAAGGGAGATGAGGTGAATGGATAAGATTTACTTAGTTAAAGGAAGAGGGAAGTAGTTGCATGCCAAGGAATTATCTACGAAAATGGTTGAGTTTATTGATCTATTACACACAAGGAGTTCTCCTCAGAGCGTATATTGATGGCGTAAAAGATTTGGGAACCCTGTctacaagaaaagtaggagTAATGCCTACTTGgttcagttttcaaaaaaacaacaaaatctgCGGTTAACCGTAGGgtttatctaattttttgaatttcaataatttgccataaatatttgaaattcccTTGAATGTTTCAGGAAATCCAAATCTCTGTAGATCTCTTGGGAGTGACTCGAATTTTTTGTTACGTCcgttattaaaattgatcatAAACAGGAATGCTAAAAGCGGGCTTTTGAaagattattttcttaattaaatcatttctCATTTTGCTTCAGTTTTTCTACCATACCTCCATTATAATGTCAATTCAATCTTTGAGATAAACGAATATTATTTCTG is from Euwallacea similis isolate ESF13 chromosome 14, ESF131.1, whole genome shotgun sequence and encodes:
- the LOC136413467 gene encoding 5-hydroxytryptamine receptor-like; the encoded protein is MIMNLAAGPNSWRPLASTFLRESPNLSVASLPAPLVLLSSPTAPSPANFFSNFKSVQHAPRIPSSSTTPRFDNDVWYPVQFQENSSIYFATPEEMVLYSVSNSSKNDTFGSEDSLINVDPSVQLATMIVTAILLGLIILATVIGNVFVIAAILLERNLQSVANYLILSLAVADLLVACLVMPLGAVQEVSQEWSLGPELCDMWTSSDVLCCTASILHLVAIALDRYWAVTNVEYIHHRTSKRIGMMIFIIWVVSFLVCIAPLLGWKDPQWNDRIRNKQCLVSQDLYYQIFATASSFYLPLLVILILYWRIFQTARKRIRRRRMMNTTQQTEKNPAISGIAGGLAAASGTGGIAAAVVTVIGRPLPTISEATTTTAFTNVSSNNSSPEKTSFANGLEADLPTTTGDSCVTYQPQHHPVKRKARDGVDSKRERKAAKTLAIITGAFVLCWLPFFIMAVIMPINAQIFKKYMVSIFLWLGYFNSTLNPIIYTIFSPEFRHAFKKILCGRNYARRNRHFGVRGLA